From Apium graveolens cultivar Ventura chromosome 9, ASM990537v1, whole genome shotgun sequence, the proteins below share one genomic window:
- the LOC141686544 gene encoding F-box/LRR-repeat protein At3g48880-like: MEERKWENMSSDCLVNIFKRLDLDMLLHDVPFVCKNWYQALLDNPLCWQNLVFPRNASESGNYQSRFARFLQFGGANVSAALDFVLNRSRGLATTVVLPSFTNIEDVLYVIDKCPALRFLAVPSHTFVVDYEDILDPVSGDYSFDSLASLDEFAEECYKQMSARKCNYMIQIIDKIELHCKDFVGLSVENAEFSNEVTSAIVSKLATLKYLVIDHAILDKKHLEIILLGCIDLEMLHIRDSLSFDENAYDVFKVYDVYILKLASRIKDFRYGDFEESSLWPFCEESDLLPFPDYIVYDDC, translated from the exons ATGGAAGAAAGAAAATGGGAGAATATGAGCTCGGACTGTCTGGTGAATATATTTAAGAGGTTAGATCTAGATATGCTGCTACATGATGTTCCATTTGTATGCAAGAACTGGTACCAAGCATTACTTGATAACCCTTTGTGTTGGCAAAATCTTGTTTTTCCTCGTAATGCTTCCGAGTCTGGTAATTACCAGTCGAGATTTGCCCGTTTCCTCCAATTCGGTGGGGCAAATGTATCTGCAGCACTCGACTTTGTTCTTAACCGGAGCCGAGGACTTGCAACAACAGTTGTGCTCCCCTCTTTTACCAACATAGAGGACGTCTTATATGTTATAGACAA ATGTCCTGCATTGAGGTTTCTGGCAGTGCCGTCTCATACATTTGTCGTTGACTACGAAGACATTCTTGATCCGGTATCTGGTGATTATTCTTTTGATTCTCTTGCTTCTCTTGATGAATTTGCTGAGGAGTGTTATAAGCAGATGTCTGCTCGAAAGTGCAATTACATGATACAAATTATCGACAAAATTGAACTTCACTGTAAAGACTTTGTTGGTCTTTCTGTTGAGAATGCAGAATTTAGTAACGAGGTAACATCAGCTATTGTGTCGAAACTTGCAACCCTAAAATATTTAGTTATAGACCACGCAATTCTTGACAAAAAACACCTGGAGATTATACTGTTGGGATGCATAGACCTGGAAATGTTGCACATTCGGGACAGTTTGAGCTTTGACGAGAATGCATATGATGTATTCAAGGTATATGATGTATATATACTCAAGCTCGCTTCTCGAATCAAGGACTTCCGTTACGGAGATTTTGAAGAAAGCAGTCTCTGGCCTTTCTGTGAAGAAAGCGATCTCTTGCCGTTCCCTGACTACATTGTTTATGATGACTGCTAG